A window of the Streptomyces finlayi genome harbors these coding sequences:
- a CDS encoding Lhr family helicase translates to MAGTALDSFSPATRSWFTGAFSAPTAAQEGAWRAIAEGSDVLVVAPTGSGKTLAAFLASLDRLAAVPPPAEAKKRCRVLYVSPLKALAVDVERNLRSPLTGIRQESVRLGLPEPEVRVGIRSGDTPPAERRSMATRPPDILITTPESLFLMLTSSAREALAGVETVILDEVHAVAGTKRGAHLAVSLERLDELLPRPARRIGLSATVRPVDEVARFLSPQRKVEIVQPPSTKQFDLSVVVPVEDLGELGGSPATDGGADQAEKPSIWPHVEERIADLVQSHRSTIVFANSRRLAERLCNRLNEIAYERATGTAFDEHTAPLPEAHSPAEIMAQSGAAKGAPALLARAHHGSVSKEQRAQVEEDLKAGRLPAVVATSSLELGIDMGAVDLVIQVESPPSVASGLQRVGRAGHQVGAVSTGVVFPKYRGDLVQAAVVTERMRVGAIEALRVPSNPLDVLAQQLVAIVALDTWQADDLLALARRAAPFASLPESAFTAVLDMLAGRYPSDAFAELRPRVVWDRVAGTVTGRPGAQRLAVTSGGTIPDRGLFGVFLAGADPKKGGGRVGELDEEMVYESRVGDVFTLGTTSWRIQDITRDRVLVTPAPGVPGRLPFWKGDQLGRPLELGRALGAFLREIGGLSAEDARARLRAAGLDDWAADNILSYLEEQVRACGHVPDDRTILVERFRDELGDWRVVVHSPFGAQVHAPWALALSARLGERYGMDAQVMHADDGIVLRLPDADLMGLDLLDFGPADPSQEPVSGAGERGLGLPDAAFDSEQAPVGAADVVFDKGEIGQLVTDQVGGSALFASRFRECAARALLLPRRSPGKRTPLWQQRQRASQLLQVASEFGSFPIVLEAVRECLQDVFDVPGLTELMGDLEARRIRLVEVTTQEPSPFARSLLFGYVAQFLYEGDSPLAERRAAALSLDSHLLAELLGQAELRELLDPEVLTELEQELQWLTEDRKIKDVEGVADLLRVLGPLTDTELAERGAQPRWAPDLVSARRAIQVRIAGAPHWAAVEDAGRLRDALGTALPVGVPEAFTEPVKDPLGDLLARHARTHGPFTSTQAADRFGLGTAVTDGALQRLSASGRIVQGEFHPAGIGQEWCDATVLRRLRRRSLAALRHELEPVPPAALAIFLPQWQHLGDNSLRGIDGLARAIEQLQGAPVPASALEKLILPSRVQGYTPALLDELTTTGEVVWAGAGALPGKDGWLSLYLADSAPLLLPPPHPLEQSALHESVLTTLSGGYGLFFRQIADQVRATTHPDCTDPQLADALWDLTWSGRLTNDTLAPLRALLGSGRTAGSTAHRARRSVPRGRYGSLTAAARPASRTGPPTVSGRWSLLPAAEPEPTHRAHALARTLLDRHGVVTRGAVQAEGVEGGFSATYRILAAFEDNGQARRGYVVEGLGAAQFAMEGAVDRLRAASTARDRSDPGTAPRAVVLAAADPANAYGAALPWPEPPDGAGHKPGRKAGALVVLVDGELTLYMERGGKTLLAWPTDPDDPALRAAAEALASAARAGALGTVTVERTNGASSLTSPLGRTLEAAGFLATPRGLRLRA, encoded by the coding sequence ATGGCCGGTACCGCACTCGACTCCTTCTCCCCCGCGACCCGCAGCTGGTTCACGGGAGCCTTCAGCGCGCCCACTGCGGCGCAGGAGGGGGCGTGGCGGGCCATCGCCGAGGGTTCGGACGTGCTGGTGGTCGCGCCGACGGGATCGGGCAAGACCCTCGCCGCGTTCCTGGCCTCGCTGGACAGGCTGGCCGCCGTCCCCCCGCCCGCCGAGGCCAAGAAGCGCTGCCGCGTGCTGTACGTGTCCCCGCTCAAGGCCCTCGCCGTGGACGTGGAGCGCAACCTCCGTTCACCTCTGACGGGCATCCGCCAGGAGTCCGTACGTCTGGGACTTCCCGAGCCCGAGGTGCGCGTCGGGATCCGCTCGGGCGACACCCCGCCCGCCGAGCGCCGCTCCATGGCGACCAGGCCTCCCGACATCCTGATCACCACACCCGAATCACTGTTCCTGATGCTCACGTCCTCGGCCCGGGAGGCCCTCGCGGGCGTCGAGACGGTGATCCTCGACGAGGTGCACGCCGTCGCCGGCACCAAGCGCGGCGCCCACCTCGCCGTCTCCCTGGAGCGTCTCGACGAGCTGCTGCCCCGGCCCGCACGACGGATCGGGCTGTCGGCGACGGTCCGCCCGGTCGACGAGGTGGCACGCTTCCTGTCGCCGCAGCGGAAGGTGGAGATCGTCCAGCCGCCGTCCACCAAGCAGTTCGACCTGTCGGTGGTCGTGCCCGTCGAGGATCTGGGCGAGCTCGGTGGCTCCCCCGCCACGGACGGTGGGGCCGACCAGGCCGAGAAGCCCTCGATCTGGCCGCACGTCGAGGAACGGATCGCCGATCTCGTCCAGTCCCACCGCTCCACCATCGTCTTCGCCAACTCCCGCCGCCTCGCGGAACGGCTCTGCAACCGGCTCAACGAGATCGCGTACGAGCGGGCGACCGGCACCGCGTTCGACGAGCACACCGCCCCGTTGCCCGAGGCCCACTCCCCCGCCGAGATCATGGCCCAGTCGGGTGCCGCCAAGGGCGCCCCGGCACTGCTCGCCCGCGCCCACCACGGATCGGTGTCCAAAGAGCAGCGCGCCCAGGTCGAGGAGGACCTCAAGGCTGGACGACTACCCGCCGTCGTCGCCACGTCCAGCCTGGAGCTCGGCATCGACATGGGGGCGGTCGACCTCGTGATCCAGGTCGAGTCCCCGCCGTCCGTCGCCTCCGGACTGCAGCGCGTGGGCCGCGCCGGACACCAGGTGGGGGCCGTCTCCACCGGAGTGGTCTTCCCCAAGTACCGGGGCGACCTGGTCCAGGCGGCCGTCGTCACCGAGCGCATGCGCGTGGGCGCCATCGAAGCCCTCCGGGTCCCGTCCAACCCCCTGGACGTCCTCGCCCAGCAACTGGTCGCCATCGTCGCCCTGGACACCTGGCAGGCCGACGACCTGCTCGCCCTGGCCCGCCGTGCCGCCCCCTTCGCCTCCCTCCCGGAATCCGCGTTCACGGCCGTGCTCGACATGCTCGCCGGCCGCTATCCGTCCGACGCCTTCGCGGAACTGCGCCCCCGCGTGGTGTGGGACCGCGTCGCCGGTACGGTCACGGGCCGCCCGGGCGCCCAGAGGCTCGCCGTCACATCCGGCGGGACCATCCCCGACCGAGGACTCTTCGGCGTCTTCCTCGCCGGAGCCGACCCCAAGAAGGGCGGGGGGCGCGTCGGCGAGCTGGACGAGGAAATGGTCTACGAGTCCCGGGTCGGCGATGTCTTCACCCTGGGCACCACGTCCTGGCGCATCCAGGACATCACCCGGGACCGCGTCCTGGTCACCCCGGCACCGGGAGTCCCCGGCCGGCTGCCGTTCTGGAAGGGCGACCAGCTCGGCCGCCCCCTGGAGCTCGGCCGCGCGCTGGGCGCGTTCCTCCGGGAGATCGGCGGACTCTCCGCAGAGGACGCCAGGGCCAGACTGCGCGCCGCCGGTCTGGACGACTGGGCGGCCGACAACATCCTGTCCTACCTGGAGGAACAGGTCCGGGCCTGCGGTCACGTCCCGGACGACCGCACCATCCTGGTCGAGCGGTTCCGCGACGAACTGGGCGACTGGCGGGTGGTCGTGCACTCCCCCTTCGGGGCTCAGGTCCACGCTCCCTGGGCACTGGCCCTCTCCGCCCGGCTCGGCGAGCGGTACGGGATGGACGCCCAGGTCATGCATGCCGACGACGGCATCGTGCTGCGCCTCCCCGACGCCGACCTGATGGGTCTCGATCTCCTGGACTTCGGTCCGGCCGACCCGTCCCAGGAACCCGTCAGCGGCGCCGGCGAGCGGGGCCTCGGGCTGCCGGACGCGGCCTTCGACAGCGAGCAGGCACCGGTCGGCGCGGCCGACGTCGTCTTCGACAAGGGGGAGATCGGTCAGCTCGTCACCGACCAGGTGGGCGGCTCCGCGCTCTTCGCCTCACGGTTCCGCGAGTGCGCGGCACGCGCGCTGCTGCTCCCCCGGCGCAGCCCCGGTAAACGCACACCCCTCTGGCAGCAGCGCCAGCGTGCGTCCCAGCTGCTCCAGGTCGCTTCCGAGTTCGGTTCGTTCCCGATCGTCCTCGAGGCGGTCCGCGAATGCCTCCAGGACGTCTTCGACGTCCCGGGCCTCACCGAACTGATGGGTGATCTCGAAGCCCGGCGTATCCGCCTCGTCGAGGTGACCACCCAGGAACCCTCCCCGTTCGCCCGCTCCCTCCTCTTCGGCTACGTCGCACAGTTCCTTTACGAGGGTGACTCGCCCCTCGCCGAGCGGCGGGCGGCCGCCCTCTCGCTCGATTCACATCTCCTGGCCGAGCTGCTCGGCCAGGCGGAACTGCGTGAACTCCTGGACCCCGAAGTGCTCACCGAGCTGGAGCAGGAGCTCCAGTGGCTGACCGAGGACCGGAAGATCAAGGACGTGGAGGGAGTCGCCGACCTCCTGCGCGTCCTGGGCCCCCTGACCGATACGGAGCTGGCCGAGCGCGGTGCGCAGCCGCGGTGGGCGCCGGACCTGGTGTCGGCCCGCCGGGCGATCCAGGTCCGCATCGCCGGAGCCCCCCACTGGGCGGCTGTCGAGGACGCGGGCCGTTTGCGCGACGCGCTGGGCACCGCGCTCCCCGTCGGAGTCCCCGAGGCGTTCACCGAACCGGTCAAGGACCCCCTTGGCGACCTTCTCGCCCGCCACGCCCGTACGCACGGCCCGTTCACCTCCACCCAGGCCGCCGACCGCTTCGGCCTGGGCACCGCGGTCACCGACGGGGCCCTTCAGCGGCTCTCGGCCTCTGGCCGGATCGTCCAGGGCGAGTTCCACCCGGCCGGCATCGGCCAGGAGTGGTGCGACGCCACCGTCCTGCGCCGGTTGCGCCGCCGCTCGCTCGCCGCGCTCCGTCACGAACTGGAACCGGTGCCCCCCGCCGCCCTGGCCATCTTCCTCCCCCAGTGGCAGCACCTCGGTGACAACAGCCTGCGCGGAATCGACGGACTGGCCCGCGCCATCGAGCAGTTGCAGGGCGCCCCCGTTCCCGCGTCCGCGCTGGAGAAGCTCATCCTGCCGAGCCGTGTCCAGGGCTACACCCCCGCGCTCCTGGACGAACTGACGACGACCGGCGAGGTCGTCTGGGCCGGTGCGGGCGCACTCCCCGGCAAGGACGGCTGGCTCTCCCTCTACCTCGCCGACAGCGCACCGCTGCTGCTGCCCCCGCCGCACCCACTCGAACAATCCGCACTGCACGAGTCGGTCCTGACCACGCTCTCCGGCGGATACGGCCTGTTCTTCCGCCAGATCGCCGACCAGGTCCGCGCGACCACCCACCCCGACTGCACCGATCCGCAACTGGCCGACGCGCTCTGGGACCTGACCTGGTCGGGCCGTCTCACCAACGACACCCTCGCCCCGCTGCGCGCACTCCTCGGCTCCGGACGCACGGCAGGGTCCACGGCCCACCGCGCCAGACGCAGCGTGCCCCGCGGCCGGTACGGCTCGCTGACCGCCGCCGCCCGGCCGGCCTCCCGCACCGGCCCACCCACGGTCTCCGGCCGCTGGTCCCTGCTCCCGGCGGCCGAGCCCGAACCGACACACCGGGCGCACGCACTGGCCCGCACCCTCCTGGACCGCCACGGCGTCGTGACGCGCGGCGCGGTGCAGGCCGAAGGCGTCGAGGGCGGCTTCTCCGCGACCTACCGCATCCTCGCCGCCTTCGAGGACAACGGGCAGGCGCGGCGCGGCTATGTCGTCGAGGGCCTCGGAGCGGCCCAGTTCGCGATGGAGGGAGCGGTGGACCGGCTGAGGGCCGCATCCACGGCCCGCGACCGTTCGGACCCCGGCACCGCTCCACGCGCGGTGGTCCTGGCCGCGGCCGATCCTGCCAACGCGTACGGGGCCGCACTGCCCTGGCCCGAACCACCCGACGGCGCGGGACACAAGCCCGGCCGGAAGGCCGGCGCGCTCGTGGTCCTCGTCGACGGCGAACTGACGCTCTACATGGAGCGCGGCGGGAAGACCCTGCTGGCCTGGCCGACCGACCCCGACGACCCGGCGCTCAGGGCCGCGGCCGAGGCTTTGGCCTCCGCCGCGCGGGCGGGAGCGCTCGGCACGGTCACGGTGGAACGCACCAACGGAGCCTCGTCCCTCACCTCGCCCCTGGGCCGCACCCTGGAAGCAGCCGGTTTCCTCGCCACCCCTAGGGGCCTGCGCCTCCGCGCCTGA